A segment of the Candidatus Schekmanbacteria bacterium genome:
AAAAAAAGGGAAAGCTGAGCTACCTTGGCGCCCTGCGTAACCCATGAAGACTGAATGTTTTTTATATTGTCCAAATATATGCGAGAAAGAGCCAAGGTTTTTAAATATTCAAATGATGATGCTTTGAATTCGCCAAGTTTTGTATTTTTCCATTGGAATGTCCATGGTATGAAAGCTGTAAAACCTCCGGTTTCATCCTGAAGTTCTCTTATTCTCTCAAGATGAAAAACCCTGTCTTTAATACTTTCAATGTGGCCAAACATCATTGTAGCTGTTGTAGGCATTTTTAACTTATGTGCCTCCCGCATAACTTCAATCCATTGTTTCCCACTGCACTTATGGGGGCTTATTTTTCTTCGCGTCTCCTCTACCAATATCTCTGCACCTCCACCGGGTATAGAATCGAGCCCTGCATCTTTCAAGTGTCGTAATACCTTGGAGGTGGATATTTTTTCTTTTTCTGCAATAAAGACAATTTCAGGTGGAGAAAATGAGTGGATGTGGATTTTAAATCTCTCCTTAATTCCTTTTAAAAGTTTTTCATAATAATCCAGACCAAGGTTAGGATTTAGTCCTCCCTGCATCAATATTCTTGAAGCACCTTTTTTT
Coding sequences within it:
- the mqnC gene encoding dehypoxanthine futalosine cyclase → MINERIEKIENEKRIDKEEAILLYEKSDLHLLGRLAHNIRLKKTDSSQVSYIVDRNINFTNICVSGCAFCAFYKKPDEEGGFLLSNDEIYNKIDEAIKKGASRILMQGGLNPNLGLDYYEKLLKGIKERFKIHIHSFSPPEIVFIAEKEKISTSKVLRHLKDAGLDSIPGGGAEILVEETRRKISPHKCSGKQWIEVMREAHKLKMPTTATMMFGHIESIKDRVFHLERIRELQDETGGFTAFIPWTFQWKNTKLGEFKASSFEYLKTLALSRIYLDNIKNIQSSWVTQGAKVAQLSLFFGANDLGGTMMEENVVRMAGATFRMDEDEIVNLIERAGFVPVRRDNNYKILEIKGGS